From Plectropomus leopardus isolate mb chromosome 17, YSFRI_Pleo_2.0, whole genome shotgun sequence, a single genomic window includes:
- the cldnk gene encoding claudin k translates to MATTGMQLLGLIMSIVGWVGGAIVCAIPLWRVTAFIGNNIVTAQIIWEGLWMNCIVQSTGQIQCKVYDSLLALPSDMQAARGLTVFSILMCGLALALGVLGVKCTKCIGVNSVKARIARISGALFAIAGFLYLVPVCWTAHSIIRDFYDPHVAAPHKRELGPALYIGWGASALLLIGGSLLYAGSSPPGIPGSPTFSSGESSPRRAPATQVKGYV, encoded by the coding sequence ATGGCTACCACTGGCATGCAGTTGCTGGGCTTGATCATGTCCATAGTGGGGTGGGTTGGTGGGGCGATAGTGTGTGCCATCCCCCTGTGGAGGGTCACTGCTTTCATCGGTAACAACATAGTGACGGCTCAGATTATTTGGGAAGGCCTTTGGATGAATTGCATTGTTCAAAGCACCGGTCAGATCCAGTGTAAGGTGTATGACAGCTTGCTGGCTCTGCCCAGCGACATGCAGGCTGCCCGAGGCCTCACCGTCTTCTCCATCCTGATGTGCGGCTTGGCTCTGGCTCTGGGGGTCCTTGGAGTCAAGTGCACCAAGTGCATCGGTGTAAACAGCGTCAAAGCCCGTATCGCTCGAATCTCTGGTGCTCTTTTTGCCATCGCAGGGTTTCTCTACCTTGTGCCCGTCTGCTGGACTGCCCACTCCATCATTAGGGATTTCTATGATCCACACGTGGCGGCTCCACACAAGCGTGAGCTCGGCCCTGCCCTATACATCGGCTGGGGGGCATCAGCCTTGCTCCTCATCGGGGGATCTCTGCTCTATGCCGGGTCGAGTCCACCTGGCATCCCAGGCTCTCCCACCTTCAGCAGTGGAGAAAGCAGTCCTCGCAGGGCACCTGCCACACAGGTCAAAGGTTATGTTTAA